TTTGAATCCCCAGTACGGGACACTCGACACGCGGGTCGCCGCGCCGAACCATGTCCCTTTACCGTATTTCGCGGTGACATACAGGGTTTCCACCATATTGCCGTCCAAATCCTCGATCCATACCGCGATCTGGGGCGTGGTGCTGATCACCCCCATCATCATATGATTCCATTCCGAGCCCTTTTCGACACTCAGCACGACCTTCTTTCCCGCCGCGCCGGATTTTGTCTCGATCAGCGACACTTTATCCGACGAGCAGGATACCGCCGCCATCAGGAAAAGGCCCAATATGAATATGCGAGTTTTCATCTATTTCTCCTTCGCTATTTATGTATCTTTTCGGAAACTGTAACCCGGAGATCGTTGCCGCCCGGGCAGGTCAGCAGGAATGTCCGGGTGCGGGTGAAATTTTCCCCGAACTCGAACGGCAGCGCGTCATCTCCGCCGGGGGATCGGATAACGCAGAAAAATCCGCCGGGCCGCAGGACCCGTTCGAGCTCGGTGAAGTTTCGGACTACTTCGTCGAGATAGGTCGCCTCGTCGCGGAATCCCGACTTCCATTCCGGCCATAACAGCGTCAGCGCGTCGAAACCGTCCCCGTCGGCGCGGGTTCGCGCCATATACGGGAACAGGATCATATCCGCCGAGATCAGCCCGATTTCGGTGACATGCGCGTAATGCTGGAAATCCGGCGATACCTGTGCGTCCTGGTATGCGTGGTCGAGAATCCCCGCGTTCTTATCGCAGACGGCGCGGAATTTCCCGATAGAGCCGGATTCCATCGCCTCGCTCGCGCAGACCCTGAAAAAGTTCGCGATACCCCCGTCGGTGATCGTATCGATAGAGCGTTTCAATTCCATAGGGGAGACCGCATGCTCCGGGAAACGCGCCAGTTCCGCGCGGAGGATATCCCCCGTTAGCGGGTTCAGCCGGACTCGCGCGATCAGCTCCTCGAGAGGATTGCCCCCGATACCGCAGGCCGAGCGTCCGAGGAAAACAGCCTCCGCGAGCGCCGCGCCGCATCCCATATTCGGGTCGAGCACGAGCTCGCCGGGGTCGCTGTAACGCTCGATCAGGTATGCGGCGGCCGCGCTGTCGACATCCTCGCCGCATGGGTGTATCCCGCGCAGGAGCGCCGCCCCGGTATCGGGACGTTTTTCCAGCGCGATCGTTTTTACGGTTCTATTGTCAGCAAGTTTCATCGGACGGTTCCAATAAAATCTCTGTATTCAAGAAATATTCCTATATGATAAAATACACCCTGATAACGCAATATTGATGATTAACCTGTTTTGTCATTGCTTCCCGAATCCTAAGGATTCGGGAAGCAATCTATTCCATAATTTCATAAACGTCTTTATAGACTGCTTCACCCCGCGCATCGAAATGATATTGCAGCGCGGAGTTCGCAGTGACGGAAATACCGGGAAATGCTCATTTGTTCAATAGTCAGTCCCCGTTAGAAATTGAACACCCACCATTCGTCGCACCCGGCGCATAACGGGGGCTTTCCGTAGTCGCCGCCCCACTGCGCGAGGTAAGCCGCGTTCATTTTCTCCCAGCACGCCTCGATTCCGCCGTCGAGGATATTCCCCATCGGGTTGGCATGGCTGAAATCCTCGCGGCAGAGCTGGACTCTACCGTCCGCGCGGATAAACATATCGTGCTTGAGATGCAGACATGGGTGTCGCTCGATAGGCGAGAGGTCGACCACCCGCAGGCTGTCGAGGGTGCCGCCGAAGGTGTCGGGCTTGCGGACGATAATCCGGTCGCCGTAGTCCTTCCACACGTCGTAGAAGCGCATGAGGTCTTTTTCGTTATCGGCGGTACGGGTGAACTGCGGGTAGATACGCGTCCTGGGTTCGAGGGCTTTTATCGAGTCGGTTAATTTTTGGTAATCGGGCGGGGGAAGGAGCGGATCGCGGGGCTTCTTCCGCGCGGCGAACCCCGATGGGTCGGACGCGCTGATGTCGAAAATGACCTCCGTGTTGGGGAGCGCGAGCGCCTGAGCGGCGGGCGCGAAATTGGTCAGTATCCCCCGGCTTTCGAACAGGAAGCGCATTCCCGGGAACCCGCGCAGGATTTCGACAATTTCGCCGAACGCGCTATGCAGGAACGGTTCGCCGTAGAGGCCGAACACGACTACCGGGGAATGCGAAAATCCCCCGATGGAAGTCAGTACTTTTTTTAAATCGGCGGGTGTCATTTCGCCGCCGTCCGCGCCGTCGGGGAAGAACGCGGTCTCGCGTTCGCCGGTCAGCTCTATCTCGAAATAAGTGGGGCGTTTCCGTATCAGCCCGGGGTTCCGCGCTATGAGCGCTTCGAGCGCGGCGATATCCATCCCGGCGCCGTGCTTTTCGACAATCTCCCTTGTAATGAGGTAATCGTTGAGGTTATCCGGGATAAAATGCACCCGGTATTTGATGAGTTTCGAGGGGTTGATGAAGATATTGGTATCGTAGGAACTGACGTCGCTCTCGAACAACTCCCGGAAATTGGAACGCGGCAAGGGGGCGTTCGCGGGGATTGTTTCGCGGATGAAGCGCGCGACGTCGGCGGACAGCACCTCGGGAAGGAGGCCCTGCGGCAGGTTCTCCGGGTAGGTGTAGTCGAACGCGAGCTTGCGGTGCTCGTCGAGCATCTCCGCGAGCGACTTGACGTCGAGAAGCGGGGAGTACGCGTTGAGGAGAAGCACCTCCGTCTTGGGGAACTCTTTCGTGAGGAAATCGAGGAAATCGCGAGCCGTCCCGAACCCGATGTTTTTTACACCGTCGGCCTTCTTATCCGACAGGAAATAGATGTCGCCGGTGAATTTTTTCAGTTTATCGACGGTGGCCTTTAAAAAGGAATCCACCGGTGACGAATCCGGAATATTCTTGTTATCGAAAAGTACGGCGGCGGTTTTCATATCGCTTCTCTCCACGGACGATTTATTCTCAGCGGATTAGTTTAGCATTAATAAGACGAAATCGCAAAAGTTCATGGAATTCCTTTAACCGCGAGGAAATCCGCGACGTCGTAATGGAAGTTATCGAGCGCGATCTGCATGAGCGTCCTGCCCGATGCGTCCTTATATAACGTGTCCGCGCCCGATAGCGCCAGGTATTCCACCATCGTAAGATTCCCGAACTCGACCGCAATCTCCAGCGCGGTTTCGCCGAGCTTGGTCTTGTCGTTCAGCGTCGCGCCGTGCGATACAAGGAAATTCGCCATCGCGATATTTCCCTTGAACGCCGCGCAGTGCAGGGGAGTCCATTTCCCGAAGTCCGACGCGTTGACGTCCGCGCCCCGTTCGAGCAGGTATTCCGCCATCTCCAAATCTCCCGCGATAGCCGCCTTGTGCAGGAGGGTATGTCCCCACGAGTCCTGCTCCGCGATAGACGCGCCGGATTTGAGCAGAGCGTCTACTATGTCGAGATGCCCGAACGCCCCGGCGATCATAAGCGGCGACCATCCGTACTTGTTCTTGGTATTCATCTTTGCGCCGTGGGCGAGCAGGAAAAGTACCGTAGCGGTATGCCCGCGTTTCGCGGCGAGGTAGAGCGGGGTATCCCCGCGCATATTCAAATCGTTGACCTTGCACCCCTTCGACAGGAGAAACTCCGTCATCGCGGTCTGTCCCCATGCGGCGGCATGGTGCAGGGCGGTATGTCCGCTCCCGTCCTTAATCAGGTATATGTTCTTCTTCGCGTCGAGAAGCATCCCGGCGATGGGGATATTCCCCACCGCGGCGGCTATATGAAACGGGGTTTCGCCGTCGGCGTTCTTGTCGTCCGGCTTCGCGCCCTTCGATAGCAGGAACCGCGCCGATTGAAGGTCTCCCGCGAGACATGCGAGATGGAGCGGGGTTGCCTTGGACGCGTTCTTCGGCGCGGGCTTGGCCTTCGCGTCGAGCAGGAGTTTCACGATATCGGGATGCCCCTTGGCGGCGGCGAAATGAAGCGGGGTATCGCCGTTAGTGGTCGCGGCGTTCACATCGGCGCCGTGGCCGATCAGGAGCGACGCCGTAGCGGGATCCCCGTTATCGCACGCGAAATGCAGGGGCGTGAGTTTCTGGGAGTTGTTTTCCTTTGCCGCCGCGCCGGATTTTAACAGTTCCCCGGCAGCGATCGAATGCCCGCCCCATGCCGCCATCATCAGCGGCGAGAAGCCGGTCATTCCCTTCTGCCATACCGGGGATTGTCCGCGGTCGAGCAGGAGCCGCACGGTCGCAAGGTCTCCGTTATAGCACGCGAGCTGGAACGGGGTATAACGCTGCGAACCATCCGCCCCTCCGGCAGTCTGCGCGAGCGATGCGCCGTGGTCGAGCAGGTACTGTGCCGCTCCGCTCTGTCCGTTGAGGACGGCGATATGCAGGGGGGACGCGTCGAGAAGAGTGATATTCCTGTATTGGTAGTAACTGGTGGTATGAACGAGGAGGGGCTCTTCGGAGACGATTTCCTTGAGTCCGGCGATATCGCCTTCGACGCTCGCGATCAGGATATCGATCTCAGGGTGCGGGATTTCGGGACGGGTCTGGTTGCCGCAGGATGCGGCGGATAGGAACAGGAGCGCCGAAATGGCAAGCCGCCGGATATTCACCTATGCCTCCGGCCCGGTCCATTTGACGACTTCCACCCCGCATTTGCGGAGAATATCGATGGGTTCGGCGATACGGTATTCCTCGCCGTACACCACCCGTTTGACGCCCGACATGATGATAAACTTACTGCAATCGAAGCACGGGGATTGGGTGACATAGAGAGTCGCGCCGTCGATACTCACGGTCGAACGGGCGGCTTTCGCGATAGCGTTCGCCTCGGCGTGCATGACGGTGGGGAGCGTGTCCCCTTCGATATCCTCGCAGGAGTTCGTCAGCCCCGGCAGGTTGCCGTTAAAGCCGAACGAGACGATATTGCCGTCCTTGACGACGATCGCCCCGACCTGCAGGCGTTTGCAGTAGCTGAGCTGTGCGGTCTCTTTCGCGATCTGCATATAGAAATTATCGGACTTGCTCTGATCCATACTTGCTCCGTGTGATTCGGTGCATTATTTTAACGCGCCCGCCGATAAAACGCAACCCCTTGAAGGGGGACTAAACCCGGTATAAAAGTGGTTTCCGGTAGCCTCGATACATCCCGCGCTTCACGCGGGACTCCTCGCATCCTGCGAGTCGCACACTAAATTTCTTTGCCTCTTTCTTTTCCCTGTTTTTACATTTTGTCGTTTTCCCCGCGCTTTAAAGCGCTTCTTACTTCCGGGGAAACCGACAAAGGGCGTTTGTTCGA
The genomic region above belongs to Brevinematales bacterium and contains:
- a CDS encoding spiro-SPASM protein, yielding MKTAAVLFDNKNIPDSSPVDSFLKATVDKLKKFTGDIYFLSDKKADGVKNIGFGTARDFLDFLTKEFPKTEVLLLNAYSPLLDVKSLAEMLDEHRKLAFDYTYPENLPQGLLPEVLSADVARFIRETIPANAPLPRSNFRELFESDVSSYDTNIFINPSKLIKYRVHFIPDNLNDYLITREIVEKHGAGMDIAALEALIARNPGLIRKRPTYFEIELTGERETAFFPDGADGGEMTPADLKKVLTSIGGFSHSPVVVFGLYGEPFLHSAFGEIVEILRGFPGMRFLFESRGILTNFAPAAQALALPNTEVIFDISASDPSGFAARKKPRDPLLPPPDYQKLTDSIKALEPRTRIYPQFTRTADNEKDLMRFYDVWKDYGDRIIVRKPDTFGGTLDSLRVVDLSPIERHPCLHLKHDMFIRADGRVQLCREDFSHANPMGNILDGGIEACWEKMNAAYLAQWGGDYGKPPLCAGCDEWWVFNF
- a CDS encoding CMP deaminase, whose product is MDQSKSDNFYMQIAKETAQLSYCKRLQVGAIVVKDGNIVSFGFNGNLPGLTNSCEDIEGDTLPTVMHAEANAIAKAARSTVSIDGATLYVTQSPCFDCSKFIIMSGVKRVVYGEEYRIAEPIDILRKCGVEVVKWTGPEA